A window of the Carassius carassius chromosome 36, fCarCar2.1, whole genome shotgun sequence genome harbors these coding sequences:
- the phpt1 gene encoding LOW QUALITY PROTEIN: 14 kDa phosphohistidine phosphatase (The sequence of the model RefSeq protein was modified relative to this genomic sequence to represent the inferred CDS: substituted 1 base at 1 genomic stop codon): MSADRLAKIPEVDLDPNGVFKYVLIRVHSKDDDSHVDIVRGYAWAEYHADIYDRVTGELERGGGLDCECLGGGRIKHDSTAKKIHVYGYSMGFGXAKHSVSTEKIKTHYPDYEVTWADEGY; this comes from the exons atgtcCGCCGATCGACTCGCTAAAATCCCAGAGGTTGATTTAGATCCCAACGGCGTCTTCAAATACGTCCTCATACGGGTGCACAGCAAAGACGACGATTCACATGTTGATATTGTGAGAGGATACGCGTGGGCCGAGTATCATG CTGATATCTACGACCGTGTGACCGGAGAACTGGAGAGAGGTGGAGGACTGGATTGTGAATGTCTCGGAGGTGGAAGAATCAAACATGACAGCACAGCAAAAAAGATCCACGTCTACGGTTATTCCATG GGATTTGGTTGAGCAAAGCATTCTGTTTCCACAGAGAAGATAAAAACCCATTACCCAGACTATGAGGTGACCTGGGCGGATGAAGGGTATTGA
- the LOC132117070 gene encoding nucleolar complex protein 4 homolog isoform X2, with protein sequence MAPSTDSNVKNKNSQVSYKKDINTKTGRILQNKKHSNDIFDVIEYLQSEKDKEIIFATDACKRVFCQLFDRGDLYVGDLPQEEDLMSDDRSAEEKYRIFMRHRYNNCVELLLENMDHEAFQVKEASLCALMKFVAAEGRHPLQNLDLIEHYSFPRELLRTLVEHLLSTKEDMSLLISRFQEFLEMDDVRYYVMSSVRDNIYRVMGRNKKAVIPIYQNNVYTLLSTINVPSQGSKLKHFLVKQAYKPEEWKAAKLKEHKRAFEQMWLQFLKFKLPSSMYKKILVILHESIMPQMSDPSLLIDFLSAAYDIGGAISLLALNGLFILIHEHNLDYPDFYKKLYSLLDPSIFHVKYRARFFHLVNIFLSSTHLPAYLVAAFVKRFARLSLTAPPTALLILLPFICNLIRRHPSCRVLIHRPSATEEPCDDPYVMEEEDPAQCHALESSLWEIKTLQKHYHPDVAKAAMKINEPLTEQEEDISEMLELSTFELMERELKAERKTIPLEFDTATELLKSPREVSLM encoded by the exons ATGGCGCCGTCCACGGACAGCAacgtgaaaaataaaaacagtcaggTTTCATATAAGAAAGATATAAATACTAAAACAGGTCGTATACTACAAAACAAGAAACATTCTAACGACATATTCGATGTTATTGAATATTTGCAG TCCGAAAAGGATAAAGAAATCATTTTCGCCACCGATGCTTGCAAAAGGGTTTTCTGTCAGTTGTTCGACAGAGGAGATCTTTATGTCGGGGATCTGCCTCAGGAAGAGGACCTCATGAGTG ATGATCGCAGTGCTGAAGAGAAATACCGTATATTCATGAGACACCGTTACAACAACTGTGTGGAGCTTCTGCTGGAAAACATGGACCATGAAGCTTTCCAAGTGAAG GAGGCATCCCTCTGTGCGCTGATGAAGTTTGTTGCAGCAGAAGGCAGACACCCTCTCCAGAATCTGGACTTGATTGAGCACTACAGCTTTCCCAGGGAGCTCTTACGG ACCCTGGTGGAGCATCTTCTCTCAACAAAAGAAGACATGTCACTGCTCATCTCCAGGTTTCAAGAGTTTTTGGAGATGGACGACGTGCGCTACTACGTCATGAGTTCAGTGCGAGACAACATTTACAGAGTCATGGGCCGAAACAAAAAG gCTGTGATTCCTATATATCAAAATAATGTGTACACACTCCTCTCAACCATCAACGTACCCAGCCAAGGATCAAAATTGAAACATTTCCTTGTCAAACAAGCAT ACAAACCTGAAGAATGGAAAGCAGCCAAACTAAAG GAGCATAAACgagcttttgagcaaatgtggCTGCAGTTTCTTAAGTTCAAG TTACCCAGCAGCATGTACAAGAAGATCCTTGTGATCCTTCATGAGTCCATAATGCCACAGATGAGTGATCCCTCACTTCTGATCGACTTCCTGAGCGCTGCCTATGACATTG GTGGGGCGATCAGTTTGTTGGCTCTCAATGGTTTGTTCATCCTCATCCATGAGCATAATTT GGATTACCCAGATTTTTATAAGAAGCTGTACAGTCTGCTGGATCCCTCCATCTTCCATGTCAAATACAGAGCACGTTTCTTCCACCTGGTGAACATCTTCCTCTCTTCAAC GCATCTGCCAGCCTATCTTGTGGCAGCGTTTGTGAAGCGTTTCGCTCGCCTGTCTCTCACAGCGCCACCTACAGCTCTCCTCATACTTCTGCCGTTCATCTGTAATCTCATTCGCCGGCACCCTTCGTGTAGAGTTCTCATCCACAGACCCAGCGCTACAGAAG AGCCTTGTGATGACCCGTATGTGATGGAAGAGGAAGATCCAGCTCAGTGTCATGCTCTGGAGAGCAGCCTATGGGAGATCAAG ACTTTGCAGAAGCATTACCACCCTGATGTGGCCAAGGCTGCCATGAAGATCAACGAGCCACTGACTGAACAAGAGGAAGATATCAGTGAGATGCTGGAGCTCTCGACATTTGAG CTCATGGAGCGAGAACTCAAAGCTGAAAGGAAGACGATACCACTAGAGTTCGACACAGCCACAGAGCTCCTGAAGAGCCCTAGAGAG GTGTCGCTGATGTGA
- the LOC132117070 gene encoding nucleolar complex protein 4 homolog isoform X1, producing MAPSTDSNVKNKNSQVSYKKDINTKTGRILQNKKHSNDIFDVIEYLQSEKDKEIIFATDACKRVFCQLFDRGDLYVGDLPQEEDLMSDDRSAEEKYRIFMRHRYNNCVELLLENMDHEAFQVKEASLCALMKFVAAEGRHPLQNLDLIEHYSFPRELLRTLVEHLLSTKEDMSLLISRFQEFLEMDDVRYYVMSSVRDNIYRVMGRNKKAVIPIYQNNVYTLLSTINVPSQGSKLKHFLVKQAYKPEEWKAAKLKEHKRAFEQMWLQFLKFKLPSSMYKKILVILHESIMPQMSDPSLLIDFLSAAYDIGGAISLLALNGLFILIHEHNLDYPDFYKKLYSLLDPSIFHVKYRARFFHLVNIFLSSTHLPAYLVAAFVKRFARLSLTAPPTALLILLPFICNLIRRHPSCRVLIHRPSATEEPCDDPYVMEEEDPAQCHALESSLWEIKTLQKHYHPDVAKAAMKINEPLTEQEEDISEMLELSTFELMERELKAERKTIPLEFDTATELLKSPREVLGVHFSLE from the exons ATGGCGCCGTCCACGGACAGCAacgtgaaaaataaaaacagtcaggTTTCATATAAGAAAGATATAAATACTAAAACAGGTCGTATACTACAAAACAAGAAACATTCTAACGACATATTCGATGTTATTGAATATTTGCAG TCCGAAAAGGATAAAGAAATCATTTTCGCCACCGATGCTTGCAAAAGGGTTTTCTGTCAGTTGTTCGACAGAGGAGATCTTTATGTCGGGGATCTGCCTCAGGAAGAGGACCTCATGAGTG ATGATCGCAGTGCTGAAGAGAAATACCGTATATTCATGAGACACCGTTACAACAACTGTGTGGAGCTTCTGCTGGAAAACATGGACCATGAAGCTTTCCAAGTGAAG GAGGCATCCCTCTGTGCGCTGATGAAGTTTGTTGCAGCAGAAGGCAGACACCCTCTCCAGAATCTGGACTTGATTGAGCACTACAGCTTTCCCAGGGAGCTCTTACGG ACCCTGGTGGAGCATCTTCTCTCAACAAAAGAAGACATGTCACTGCTCATCTCCAGGTTTCAAGAGTTTTTGGAGATGGACGACGTGCGCTACTACGTCATGAGTTCAGTGCGAGACAACATTTACAGAGTCATGGGCCGAAACAAAAAG gCTGTGATTCCTATATATCAAAATAATGTGTACACACTCCTCTCAACCATCAACGTACCCAGCCAAGGATCAAAATTGAAACATTTCCTTGTCAAACAAGCAT ACAAACCTGAAGAATGGAAAGCAGCCAAACTAAAG GAGCATAAACgagcttttgagcaaatgtggCTGCAGTTTCTTAAGTTCAAG TTACCCAGCAGCATGTACAAGAAGATCCTTGTGATCCTTCATGAGTCCATAATGCCACAGATGAGTGATCCCTCACTTCTGATCGACTTCCTGAGCGCTGCCTATGACATTG GTGGGGCGATCAGTTTGTTGGCTCTCAATGGTTTGTTCATCCTCATCCATGAGCATAATTT GGATTACCCAGATTTTTATAAGAAGCTGTACAGTCTGCTGGATCCCTCCATCTTCCATGTCAAATACAGAGCACGTTTCTTCCACCTGGTGAACATCTTCCTCTCTTCAAC GCATCTGCCAGCCTATCTTGTGGCAGCGTTTGTGAAGCGTTTCGCTCGCCTGTCTCTCACAGCGCCACCTACAGCTCTCCTCATACTTCTGCCGTTCATCTGTAATCTCATTCGCCGGCACCCTTCGTGTAGAGTTCTCATCCACAGACCCAGCGCTACAGAAG AGCCTTGTGATGACCCGTATGTGATGGAAGAGGAAGATCCAGCTCAGTGTCATGCTCTGGAGAGCAGCCTATGGGAGATCAAG ACTTTGCAGAAGCATTACCACCCTGATGTGGCCAAGGCTGCCATGAAGATCAACGAGCCACTGACTGAACAAGAGGAAGATATCAGTGAGATGCTGGAGCTCTCGACATTTGAG CTCATGGAGCGAGAACTCAAAGCTGAAAGGAAGACGATACCACTAGAGTTCGACACAGCCACAGAGCTCCTGAAGAGCCCTAGAGAGGTGCTCGGAGTGCACTTTTCCCTAGAGTAA
- the pus1 gene encoding tRNA pseudouridine synthase A isoform X1, giving the protein MLRCCRIIHILSSHTFIPALRSKGWPDPKLKFRGFCMSSKMTEDSADAQIKALKRPADDTRTDTEYEDKRLKTDQDERKYPKKKVALLMAYSGKGYYGMQRNAKNSQFRTIEDELVTALVGAGCIPEGHGDDMKKMSFQRCARTDKGVSAVGQVVSLKVWMIDNIMDKINAHLPPHIRILGYKRVTGGFNSKNNCDARTYSYMLPTVSFSPKDYNQEDTSFRLSSETLQKVNRLFGLYKGTHNFHNFTSQKGPRDPSAKRYITHMSCGEPFVRQEAEFAVITVRGQSFMMHQIRKMIGLVIAVVKGYVDERVIERSWGEDKVDVPKAPGLGLVLERVHFDRYNKRFGGDGIHETLEWTEEEEAIAGFKDKHIYPSIVETELHEKSMVNWMATLYIHDFEATATGNQERKDDDEDGNASD; this is encoded by the exons ATGCTGAGGTGCTGCCGGATCATTCATATTTTATCGAGTCACACATTTATTCCAGCTCTCAGAAGCAAGG GGTGGCCAGATCCTAAATTAAAATTCCGTGGATTTTGCATGTCCAGCAAGATGACTGAGGATTCAGCAGACGCCCAAATCAAAGCGTTGAAGAGACCAGCAGATGACACGCGCACTGACACTGAGTATGAAGACAAGAGGCTGAAAACAGACCAGGATGAAAGGAAATACCCCAAGAAAAAGGTGGCCCTGCTGATGGCATATTCAGGCAAAGGGTATTATGGGATGCAG AGAAATGCAAAGAACTCTCAGTTCAGAACCATTGAGGACGAACTGGTCACTGCTCTTGTGGGAGCAGGATGTATTCCAGAGGGCCATGGAGATGACATGAAGAAAATGTCTTTCCAGCGGTGTGCACGAACAGATAAG GGTGTTTCTGCTGTGGGTCAAGTTGTGTCTCTGAAGGTGTGGATGATTGACAACATCATGGACAAAATTAATGCACATCTGCCACCTCACATAAGAATTTTAG GTTACAAGAGGGTCACAGGTGGCTTCAATTCCAAAAACAACTGTGATGCCAGGACGTATTCCTACATGCTTCCCACTGTGTCTTTCTCCCCAAAGGACTATAACCAAGAAGACACGTCATTCCGTCTGAGTTCAGAGACCCTTCAGAAGGTCAACCGCTTATTTGGCCTGTATAAAGGCACTCACAACTTCCACAACTTCACTTCACAAAAAGGTCCTCGGGACCCCAGCGCCAAGCGTTATATCACTCACATGTCCTGTGGAGAGCCGTTTGTGAGACAGGAAGCTGAGTTTGCCGTCATCACAGTAAGAGGCCAGAGCTTTATGATGCATCAGATCCGGAAGATGATCGGTCTCGTGATCGCTGTGGTCAAAGGGTATGTGGATGAAAGAGTGATCGAGAGGAGCTGGGGAGAGGACAAAGTTGACGTTCCCAAGGCTCCTGGGCTCGGGTTAGTGCTAGAGAGGGTGCACTTTGACCGCTACAACAAACGCTTCGGAGGAGATGGCATCCATGAGACTCTGGAATGGACTGAGGAAGAAGAAGCCATCGCCGGTTTTAAGGACAAGCACATTTATCCCAGTATTGTGGAGACTGAGCTCCATGAGAAGTCCATGGTAAACTGGATGGCTACACTATATATCCATGATTTTGAAGCAACGGCCACAGGAAACCAAGAGCGCAAA gatgatgatgaagatggaaACGCATCTGACTGA
- the pus1 gene encoding tRNA pseudouridine synthase A isoform X2 produces MTEDSADAQIKALKRPADDTRTDTEYEDKRLKTDQDERKYPKKKVALLMAYSGKGYYGMQRNAKNSQFRTIEDELVTALVGAGCIPEGHGDDMKKMSFQRCARTDKGVSAVGQVVSLKVWMIDNIMDKINAHLPPHIRILGYKRVTGGFNSKNNCDARTYSYMLPTVSFSPKDYNQEDTSFRLSSETLQKVNRLFGLYKGTHNFHNFTSQKGPRDPSAKRYITHMSCGEPFVRQEAEFAVITVRGQSFMMHQIRKMIGLVIAVVKGYVDERVIERSWGEDKVDVPKAPGLGLVLERVHFDRYNKRFGGDGIHETLEWTEEEEAIAGFKDKHIYPSIVETELHEKSMVNWMATLYIHDFEATATGNQERKDDDEDGNASD; encoded by the exons ATGACTGAGGATTCAGCAGACGCCCAAATCAAAGCGTTGAAGAGACCAGCAGATGACACGCGCACTGACACTGAGTATGAAGACAAGAGGCTGAAAACAGACCAGGATGAAAGGAAATACCCCAAGAAAAAGGTGGCCCTGCTGATGGCATATTCAGGCAAAGGGTATTATGGGATGCAG AGAAATGCAAAGAACTCTCAGTTCAGAACCATTGAGGACGAACTGGTCACTGCTCTTGTGGGAGCAGGATGTATTCCAGAGGGCCATGGAGATGACATGAAGAAAATGTCTTTCCAGCGGTGTGCACGAACAGATAAG GGTGTTTCTGCTGTGGGTCAAGTTGTGTCTCTGAAGGTGTGGATGATTGACAACATCATGGACAAAATTAATGCACATCTGCCACCTCACATAAGAATTTTAG GTTACAAGAGGGTCACAGGTGGCTTCAATTCCAAAAACAACTGTGATGCCAGGACGTATTCCTACATGCTTCCCACTGTGTCTTTCTCCCCAAAGGACTATAACCAAGAAGACACGTCATTCCGTCTGAGTTCAGAGACCCTTCAGAAGGTCAACCGCTTATTTGGCCTGTATAAAGGCACTCACAACTTCCACAACTTCACTTCACAAAAAGGTCCTCGGGACCCCAGCGCCAAGCGTTATATCACTCACATGTCCTGTGGAGAGCCGTTTGTGAGACAGGAAGCTGAGTTTGCCGTCATCACAGTAAGAGGCCAGAGCTTTATGATGCATCAGATCCGGAAGATGATCGGTCTCGTGATCGCTGTGGTCAAAGGGTATGTGGATGAAAGAGTGATCGAGAGGAGCTGGGGAGAGGACAAAGTTGACGTTCCCAAGGCTCCTGGGCTCGGGTTAGTGCTAGAGAGGGTGCACTTTGACCGCTACAACAAACGCTTCGGAGGAGATGGCATCCATGAGACTCTGGAATGGACTGAGGAAGAAGAAGCCATCGCCGGTTTTAAGGACAAGCACATTTATCCCAGTATTGTGGAGACTGAGCTCCATGAGAAGTCCATGGTAAACTGGATGGCTACACTATATATCCATGATTTTGAAGCAACGGCCACAGGAAACCAAGAGCGCAAA gatgatgatgaagatggaaACGCATCTGACTGA